Proteins found in one Drosophila innubila isolate TH190305 chromosome X, UK_Dinn_1.0, whole genome shotgun sequence genomic segment:
- the LOC117794157 gene encoding chromatin accessibility complex 16kD protein, with product MVDASKLQQKRKPSADTFLPLSRVRTIMKSSMDTGLITNEVLFLMTKCTELFVQHLAREAYSESCSKQSGETLKYDHLSQLVNKSKNLEFLLQIVPEKIRVHEFQEMLRLNRTSNSDDDDESASESDSEAD from the coding sequence ATGGTGGATGCCagtaaattgcaacaaaagcGCAAGCCGAGCGCTGACACATTTCTGCCACTTAGCCGGGTGCGCACCATCATGAAGAGCTCCATGGACACCGGCCTAATTACCAATGAAGTACTCTTCCTAATGACCAAATGCACTGAACTATTCGTTCAGCATTTGGCCCGGGAAGCGTACTCCGAATCGTGCTCGAAACAAAGTGGCGAGACGCTCAAGTACGACCATCTATCACAGCTGGTCAACAAAAGCAAGAATCTCGAGTTTCTGTTGCAAATTGTGCCGGAGAAGATACGTGTACACGAGTTCCAAGAGATGTTGCGCCTGAATCGCACCAGCAAcagcgatgacgatgatgaaaGTGCATCAGAATCCGATTCGGAAGCGGATTGA